The genomic interval GTGCCTCCTCGTCAAAACGCCTGAACGGAGGCGGAATGGACTCGCCTTCTCATCGTAGAAATGTTGAAAAGCGAAGGCAATGCTGCGAAAGCGCAGGTCCTtggtgtgtttttttttttttcgttatGTTTGAAATCGCATTCAGGCGCCCGTCTTTGCGCAGTATCGATGCGCATGCATAGCGACAACGCCATCCAACAGCAGACCTGCGGCGCGTATCGGGGTTGTCTCTCTGAAGAATTCCACTCGGATTTTTATTATGCTCGAGCGGCGCCTTTTTtctggcgtctcctccctgcAATGAATGTGTATTCGCAAAGATCCTAGCCGTGGTGTCTCGCTTCCTCATGTCGCGCGGTCTTCACTGTCGGGTCATCTCGTTGAGTCGAAAATCCTACAAAGGGGCACCTGTGCGAGTCTCTTCTTTTTGTTTTCTCAGACTTTCTCCTGCGCTCGCTtctgtcgctcgcctgcgaTTCCGTCCGTGCGGCCTCCCCTCTCTTTGAGtcttttctcgcctctctctgcaggtcGGGACCATGGCGGATATCGACGCCGGCCTcacgccttctccctcgcctcggcggccggcATCGTTTTCCcctttctctttttcagccggcgcgcgctcggcggcgcgtcgccaggcCCCTGCCGCAGACATCtcggccttcttccgccCCGAAGAGGCCGACGATCCCGAAGACCTCGCCGATGCCTCGAGCCCtacttctccttcttcttctgcctctatttctccttcttcttctccctctccagcctttcctcctccctcgtcttctgccgcgccttctgccccccccctcgcgcaGTCCGTCTCGTCTTCCActccctcgccggcggccgctgagggtcacgtctctccgcgcgcctccgcggcgccctctgtcgcctgcgaagagcctggcgccgctgtctctgtgtctgcctctgcatctACGTCTGTGCGTCTGAAagaggcgacgcatgcgcagactTCGCCTGGAGTCCCCGTTGCACCCGAGCCGCTGTCCGCTGACGTCGCCGAGCAGATCAGACTTCTTTTGGAAGGCTCGCCCGATGTCGGACCGGCGGCACTCGCagccgagcggcggcggaagggacgcgaggacgcggagatggcggaggcgcgtttccgcgcgcggTGCGACGGCAAGCGAGAagtcgaggagaagaagggcgctcccgcgccgcccggcgcagaggccgccgcacgcccgTGGAACGCCGCGGAGATCGTGAACATGTGAGACAAGGCAGAACGCGAGAAAACGATCCGCTCCGCATCTAGCAAGTACAGGAGGCGACCCATATAGACCTCAGCATGCACAATAGTTCGGTAGATATCTATCCAAGTTTGTGGATGGATGTGTATATGCGGACAGTCGAGCGTATGTAGATGGAGGAGTCGcaggcctcttcgtcttctcctcgaAAAGGCGCCGGTGTCGCCCTGAGTGCTGCCGCTCCCGTCGGAAGCAAGAGATGTCGCAGGCAGAGAAGTCGAGCACGTGTgcagtgtatgtacactgcGTGGGGACGGGCGCCtgacggcgtcgcgccgcgcgattTAAGAGAGAAGATGTGACCTGCATTCTGAGTGATTCGAGCGTTTCATttctcgcgcgaggcttTCAGGCTTGTCAAACACGACAAGTTTGTCGCGCGCCCCAAGGTCTTTTTCCGTAACGGCGAATACCTGCAGGAGGTAAAGCGAAGCAACCCGTGCAGAGAGACTCAAAGTTTAGGTTTGAACGCGACAGTCCTTCGTGCGACGCGGAACTCCTCCGTGTGTTAGTGACCGAGATTGCTGGCGAGCCTTCCCTTGTCTCAGATGCAAACGAAAAGAGCAAAAGTGAACGAGTCATGGGAGCGTTGTGCGTGGATTTCGGtttcgcttctgcggcggcgcagggttTAAGTTTGATGCATGTTTCACAAGGCTTGTTCACACGCCGATTTATATCTATTTGTATATACGGGTTCACTTCCGCCTTCCCGCGCGTTTAAATaattttttctctctctcgagttTCAACTGCCTGGTCTCAGGAGCCAACCCAAGACGAACTGGTGGCAGACTTGCAGCGCCTCATGCACGACTCCCCTCACGTTGTTCTCGGTAAGCATTCTATTTTATGTCTTTGGTTTTCTTGGAATCCGGCCTCTCTTGTGCCGCTTCAAAAGCGATGCAAGCCATTCTCGGTCGTCGctcttctttcgctttcCCTCTGCCACACTCTGTTTGCAGGAGTTCGTTTCGGCACTCAATCGTACAGGTGGTATATAAGCCTTTGAGACGCAGGGCGAATACACACTCAAAAGCGGACACAGCCAAATAAGCACGAAAGCGTTCAATAAGCCTATAGTCTTGAGATGCACATCTGTTGCATGGGATGTGTCGGGTCTGCAGAGCGCCACGGAGAGTGTTTCGAAGCGCAGCACTTGGCTTTTTTCAAAGAGAACTTCGCCGAGTCGCCGGAAGTCCAGGTCAGGGCTTCGTTCAAAACCCCTCTACGTGCACAgtttccttttttctgtcatatttttctttttttcttttccctCCTAGTGTCTCCCGCTCGCgactgcagcgccagcgcgctcGAGTGCCTCGTCTCGCTCAACTCGCTACCTCGCAAGCGAAAAATCCTCAGAGTATGCGGAGTTTTACTCTCTTTTAGCGTATGCCTTTCTCCCCCGACATGCGTCTGACTGTCCTTTCTTTTTTTGGTTTAAGGCACActttgtatgtatgtatatatatatatatatatatatacatattttaTGCATGTCTATATTTTCACGCATATATAGTGATATGTATTTATCtttatgtatgtgtatggGGAGATGGAATCTTCGTGCATCAGCATTTACGTGCGTCTGCCGATTTCATCTGCATTTGTCTGCCCTCTCttgtctgtgtctctgcttgTTCTGCTTCGTGCCCACTTGCCTGTGCGAGCCTAATTTTTAGTTTTTGAAGTTCGTCTGTGCGTCTTTCGTGTGCCCAGTTTTACATCAACTCGCTACAGAGCCGCTCCACGCCGGAGCAAAGAGAAAAGGTGAGGCCGCCCGACACCGAAGGAAAAACGCATGCGTTTGAGACAGGCGCTAACGATCCGAGGCAAACGCTGCTGTCGCATGCGACGTCGCGAGACACGGTTGTTTCGACACGTCGATCTGTCTGCAAGAAAGATGTATGCCAGGGGCctcgcttctccttctcttcctctcacACAAATATACACaaatctatatatatataaatataaatatatccATTTACATGAATGCTGGTGTAGCCACGCGGGCGCGTATCGGCTGCGCTCCGATGCCTCCATGTGCaacgagagcgagcgagatGCTGACGCATGCCCTTGCTGAACTCCTTTCGTGTGCACAACGGAAGTCCTGTATAAACGTTAAGCAACGACGCCATGCGTGGGGATTTTGAACCGCTTTGGTTTTCTCAGCTCGCGGCAAACCGGCGTCTGACGAAGCTGCGGCAGTTGGTCGCGGAAGGGGATTTTTTCTCAGAGGCTGCGATGCAGGCGCGACAGGTGCGTGAAGCAGTGAAAGGAAAGCCGTGCAGACGTCGAGCGACGAGTCTCACAAACCTCCAAACCACCTGGACGAGAAGGCAAACAAAAGCGGAAGAGACTAGTGCAAGAGAGGGCAAGAAGGGAGATACGCGCGATAGACACTGAGTTTGGGCGGCAACGCGCATTCAAGAAGAAAAGTCGATAGAAGGAAAAGAGTATTGATAGGAACGTAGACGCAAGCAGCGCCCTCGTAGACGGTCCGAAGTCCACGCCTGACTCGCAGAACGTGCACGGCTGGGGTGcaaacgcgaggcgcgaagagagagaacgcaACGGCGTCACACAGGCGATCTAAAGTCAGGCGCCACATCCGAACTCCCGACATCTGCGGAGTTCTCAAAGTCGCGCGTAGATCTGCGCATTCAGCCGTGCTTGTAGGCGTCCTGGCCCTgtgccgcggctgcgaacGACCTCATGCATCCTAGACAGAGATAGAGAGCGGAAGCAcggcgcgtgtgcagcaCTAGACTCCGATATGCGTTCTTTGTCTTTCGCCTAGCTTGCCTCGATGGGTGCGCTGTGTggggcgtcgctgcagcctgCGCTGTATCACGAGCTAGTTGGGCGGTTTGCGTGCGCTCCGGATACTGCGAGCGCGCCGACCTCGTCGTCCGCACGGTCTTCTCGGCTGGAGCTGCCTCTGCGAGGCCCTGAGGCGCTGAAGAATtccagcagcgcccgcgggcaAGGCGGGTCGCGCGGCAAGCCGCTCcagggcgccgaggagagagaatgcttcttctccgctgcgcccggCTCGCTGAGCTCGTGTCTGCTCAGTGCCTTGGACAACCGCGAActccgcagagccgcgcgacaggagcgcgcgcagtggcgacgccgcgacgaggcgctgctcgcgcagaTGGGCGGGAAGGTGCTCCAGGAGGTGAGCAAAAAGGGAAGGGAACCGCGAcgaaaaacgcagaaaaaccgAAAAGAGAGGAcacggggggaggggggggaggcgacagagcggcggcgacgggtgGAAGTTGAAGAAGCAGGAAAGAGAAATTTGTTGATGCGAAACGGAGATACCTCTATTCACGCACAGATTAAGCCAATTTCATGCGCCTGTATCACAGCATGTTTACGCCTCAATATATGGGAAGTTAGCGACGAAAAGCAGATCGGATGTAAAGAGGTAAGTGGAaatctatatatataattcTCAAGCTGTGGCGCCCGTTTGTGCCTGTCTGTCTTTGCGACTGTTGCTCCTCTCCGTTGTGTGCGAGTTTCCGCTTTCTCCCGGTTTTCCGTTCTCAGCATCGCGAGCaagccgaggcgcgccggctgcggcaggcgcagcgacgcgaggcgcaggatgCTCGCGAGAACCGTCGCGAAGAGAGAGCAAAACAGAAAGTGTGTGCGCTCGTCGAGCAGCTCCAAACGCGGCACAtggcgagaggccgcggcaagGGCCTCGACGACAAAAGACGCGAAAGTGAAAAGCAgcaagacgcggaggagccgcgcgcggagggcatcgacggcgagagcaaacaggaggcgacgagcgaagaagagcacGAGGAAGACATGAGTGTAGATCTAGATAGTGAAGAGGAAaccgacgacgaagacgaagacgattCGCCAGGAGACTTCAAAGGCCGTCaggtcggcgtcgcgccggcggaagggaaacgcgcgcgacgatTTCTCAACTCCGCAAGCTATACTCAGCGCCGAGAGGTATGCGTTCGGCGCACTCGCCCTCCCTGTGCGCGTGGACTTCCCTTTTCTGTTTTCATTTCACTaactctcgctgcgccttgAAGCGCGttggcgcgccgctgcggttTCGTGGGAGACGGCGTGTTCTCTGTGGCCTTTGATTGTCCGCGCGGCCTGACCCCGGTGTATCATTCGGTTGCGCCACGCGATTCTGGCTGGCTGTCGCTCGCGTTTACCGACTCATCATTTTGGGTAGTCTGTCGAATCGCGGAGCGTAGGCGCCTGCTCTGCAGTCTGCATCGGCTAATCGTATAAGAAATTGCGAAACTTAGCTGTCTCGCGAGTTTTGCGTAGCGAACGGAGTTTCTGATGTGCACGCTGCGCCCGTTTGTTAGGACTTTCTGCTCTTGATGCAAGAAAAATTCCTCCTCGGGCATGACGCCTGCTACGTCAACTACGCCGAAATCGATCAGGACGAATCGCTCGATGACCTCCGAGAGGTAACGTGGCGCTGTCTTTCCTTTTCCCCGCTCCTTCTCGTGTTGTGTTTTGAAACTCCTGCGCTTCGAGTTGTGCGCGTCGTTCGACTTGTGTCTCGACTTCTGTTCCTTCGCTACCGTTTGGGCAGGTGTCGATCCCCTCGCTGCGCCATCGGCGGCCCCTCGCAGCGCGTGTGTTTTAAGTTCAAATTGCATTTTTCTTCCTGTATCAGTGTTCCCCTTACGGCGTGCCGGGTGCTCACAGATCGAAAGAGACCTGCAAGAGAGCTACTTCTACGGCGAacaagagaaagaaagagacgccTCGATGTCCAGCTGAGGGCGCTAtacgcgcggcctcgagcaTAGCGCGCCAACGCCTTTTTGTTGCGTGGGAACCGGAtgcagcgaaggcagaaaagtcgagaaaaaaacgcagaagagaaaaatgCCTTCGCAGAAGCGGAGCTAGAAGCGCCCCTGGCAACCGACGATTCAAAAGAAGGGCAGAAAGATCGCAATGGCGATGAAGGGGCGGAGGTGCTCTGAGAGTAGGCGCAGTTTTTGTGTGGTACGGAGTGATAGAATCGCCGACTTGACCGCGGGTTtgacagcgaggaggaaaacgTATTGTTTCAGAGAGATGAAAGGCGTGTGCTTGGCCTGTGTGAAAAGTCCCAAACCTTTTACGCGAATCGTTTCTTTCGATGAATCTATTCAAAGTGACACGTTCTTCTCagcaggagccgccgcgcggacgggctcgaggagacacgcgcgcggctggtGCCTCTGCAaagacgcgcctgcgacaTTCACTGCGACCGCTCAAAGCGCCGACGGATCCTCTCTACATACTAACATATTAGCAtctatataaatatataaatatatatatggacaCCGACATATCGAATGACGGATGTATAGCGAGTAgctgaagaggcgctgcATCCCGTGCGGCGATTTGTGCGCTTTGACtcgagcgagcgagaggaaagtGACGTCAGCGATCGCCGCGTCGACGCTTTCTAAGAGAGGCTAGATCGGTGTCTTGTGCAGCTGCTGAGGATCTTCTGCGCTTTCAGTCTACACGAATCGAAAGGCTCTTTCCCTCTTTTAGAGGTATATCTGCTAAACGGCCTCGCTGTGTCGGCGCCAGACGAGTGGAAGGAGACATATACTTTATAGGGAACACGTCCGCGGGGAGCTTGTCGTCAAGGTCAGGTGTCTGTGCACACGGGACGCCTC from Besnoitia besnoiti strain Bb-Ger1 chromosome XI, whole genome shotgun sequence carries:
- a CDS encoding hypothetical protein (encoded by transcript BESB_021840) produces the protein MADIDAGLTPSPSPRRPASFSPFSFSAGARSAARRQAPAADISAFFRPEEADDPEDLADASSPTSPSSSASISPSSSPSPAFPPPSSSAAPSAPPLAQSVSSSTPSPAAAEGHVSPRASAAPSVACEEPGAAVSVSASASTSVRLKEATHAQTSPGVPVAPEPLSADVAEQIRLLLEGSPDVGPAALAAERRRKGREDAEMAEARFRARCDGKREVEEKKGAPAPPGAEAAARPWNAAEIVNMLVKHDKFVARPKVFFRNGEYLQEEPTQDELVADLQRLMHDSPHVVLERHGECFEAQHLAFFKENFAESPEVQFYINSLQSRSTPEQREKLAANRRLTKLRQLVAEGDFFSEAAMQARQLASMGALCGASLQPALYHELVGRFACAPDTASAPTSSSARSSRLELPLRGPEALKNSSSARGQGGSRGKPLQGAEERECFFSAAPGSLSSCLLSALDNRELRRAARQERAQWRRRDEALLAQMGGKVLQEHREQAEARRLRQAQRREAQDARENRREERAKQKVCALVEQLQTRHMARGRGKGLDDKRRESEKQQDAEEPRAEGIDGESKQEATSEEEHEEDMSVDLDSEEETDDEDEDDSPGDFKGRQVGVAPAEGKRARRFLNSASYTQRREDFLLLMQEKFLLGHDACYVNYAEIDQDESLDDLREVSIPSLRHRRPLAARVF